The Deltaproteobacteria bacterium genome contains the following window.
GACCCCGCGCGCCTCCGGCCGCTGTTTCTCGAGCTCGAGTTCCATTCCTTGCTCCGCGAGCTGGTCCCTGCGGGGGAGGCCCTGGAGGTGGAGCGTCGCGCCCTCACCACGCCGGCGGAGGTGGCCGCGGCCCTGCCCGCGCTCGCGCGAGCCGGAACGCTCGCGCTCGGCTGGGGGCTCGACTCCGGGCGCGCCACGGCGGCGCGTCTGACGGCGCTCGCCGTCGCGGGCCCGACGGAGCCGGTGAACGTCGTGGGGGCGCCCGAGGCGCCGGCCGTGCTCGCCGCCCTCGCGCCCGTGCTCGGCGACCTCGCCGTCACGAAGGTCGGCGCGGACCTGAAGGCGCTGCGCGTGGCGCTCGCCCGCCGCGGCGTCGCACTGGCGGGCCCCGCCTTCGACATCGCGCTCGCCTCCTACTGCCTGAACCCCTCCCGCCCCGAGCACGGCATCCCGGCGCTCGCCGGGGAGCTCCTCGGCGAGGCGTGGCCGCGCGACGCCGACCCCGCCGAGACGGCGTGCCGGACAGCCCGCGTCGCCCATCGCCTGAAGCCGGCCCTCGAGGAGCTGCTCCGAGCCCACGAGATGGAGCGGCTGTTCGGCGACCTCGAGATGCCGCTCGCGGCCGTGCTCGCAGACATGGAGCTCGCCGGCGTCGCGCTGGACGTGCCCGCCCTCGGCAAGCTCTCGGTCGCGATGGGCGCCGAGCTCGACCGGCTCGTGCAGGAGATCTACGCCCTCGCCGGCGGCGAGTTCAGCATCCACTCGCCGGCGCAGCTGCGCGTGGTTCTGTTCGAGAAGCTCAAGATCTCGAGCCGCGGGGTGCGTCGCGGGAAGACGGGCCTGTCCACCGACGTCGACGTGCTGACGCGGCTCGCGCGCGACCACCCGCTGCCCGCCAAGATCCTCGAGTACCGGATGCTCTCCAAGCTGAAGTCGACCTACGTCGACGCGCTGCCGGCGCTGGTCGACCCGAGGACCGGGCGGCTCCACAGCTCCTTCAACCAGACGGTCGCCGCGACGGGGCGGCTCTCGAGCTCGGAGCCCAACCTGCAGAACATCCCCGTCCGGACCGAGGAGGGGCGTCGCATCCGGGCGGCGTTCGCGGCACCTCCCGGCCACCGGCTCATCTCCGCCGACTACTCGCAGATCGAGCTCCGTGTGCTCGCGCATCTCTCCGGGGACCCCGTGCTGCTGGAGGCCTTCACGCGCGGCGAGGACATCCACGCCCGGACCGCGGCCGACGTCTTCGCGACGCTCCCCCCGGCCGAGGGCCGGCGGCTCGCCAAAGTGATCAACTACGGGATCGTCTACGGGATGGGAGCCGCGCGGGCGGCGCGCGAGCTCGGCGTGCCGCTCGCCGAGGCGCAGGCCTACATCGACGGCTACTTCGCGCGCTACGCCGGCGTGCGGGCCTTCATCGACTCGACCGTCACCGAGGCGCGCGCCCGCGGTTACGTGACGACCGTGCTCGGCCGAAGGCGGTACCTCCCCGAGCTGGGAGCCCGGGACCCCGCAGTGCGGCAATTCGCGGAGCGGGCCGCCACGAACACCCCCATCCAGGGGTCGGCCGCCGATCTCATCAAGCTCGCCATGCTGGAGGTGCCGCGTCAGCTCGCCGAGGCGGGCCTTGGGGGCCGCCTCCTGCTCCAGGTACACGATGAGCTCGTGCTCGAGGTCCCCGAGGCGGAGGTCGAGCCGGCGGCGGCCCGTGTGCGGCTCGCCATGGAGAAGGTCTGGCCGCTCCGGGTCCCCCTTCGGGTCGACGTCCGCCACGGGGCCAACTGGGCGGAGGCGCACTGACGCGATGGTGGTTCCCGGCGCCCGTGAATATCGGCAGCCTGCGGTCCGTCTGAGGTTTGCGGGCCGTGGCGCCTAGCGATTGGGAGCTCGTCCTGCGCACCCGTAAGGGTGATCGGGACGCGTTCCGCGAGCTGGTCGAGCGGTACCAGCGCCGGGTGGCCTCGCTCGCGGTAGGCATGCTCCGGAACCGGGAAGACGCCCTCGATGTCGTGCAGGAGACCTTCACGAGGGCTTACCAGCACCTCGACCGCTTCAAGGGCGACTCCGGCTTCTATACCTGGCTCTACCGCATTGCCTTCAACCTCTGCGTCGACCAGCAGCGCCGCGAGGGCAAGCTCGGCGAGCTCCGCCCCGAGCAGGAAGAGACGGGGGAGATCGGCCCGCCGCTCGCGGCCGACGGCCCACCCCCGGACGAGCCCTTCCAGCGCGCCCGGAGCGCCGAGATCGGCCGGCGCGTCGAGCAGGCGATGCGCGAGTTGACCCCCGATCACCGCGCGGTCATACTCCTCCGCGAGGTGGAGGGCCTCTCCTACGAGGAGATCAGCCGAGTCCTGGACTGTCCGAAGGGCACGGTGATGAGCCGGCTCCACTACGCCCGTCGCCAGCTCCAGTCGCGGCTGCGGGAGCTCCTGTGACCTGCGCCGACGTCGAGCGGCTGGTCGACGCGTTCGCGGACGCCGAGCTGCCGGCGCCGACGATGCTCGCCGTCGCGCGCCACGCGGCCGGCTGCACCGCCTGCGACGAGTCGGTGCGCGGTCTGCAGGCCCTGCACGACTCGGTGGCCCGCGTGGTGCGTGACGAGCTCGACGCGCTCGACCTCTCGGACGTCTGGTCCGCCGTCGCGGCGGCGGCGGACCACGTGGATGCCCGGCGGAGCTGGAGCAGGCGCGCGCGGGCCGTGCCGGCGGCCGTGGCCGCGCTCGCGGTGGCGGCGGCCGCGGTCTTCTGGCTGCAGGGCGTTCGCGTCGTCCCGACGCGCGTGGCGAGCATCGGCCCGCCGCTGGCCCCGCGCACGCTGCCGAACCAGGCCTTCATCGACCGGCTGGCGGGCAAGGACCTGAAGCTCCGGCGCGAGCCGAGGAGCGGCACGACGATCATCTGGGTCAACGCCGCCAGCGGAGGGTTCGGCCGGTGAACCCGGCCGCGCTGGCGCTCGCGCTGGGTGCAGCGCTGTCGATTGCTGTGGCAGGCGCCTTCGGGATGGAGGTGCAGATCGTGAGCGTGCGGGCCGCCGAGCGCGGACCTTCCGACGCGGAGCTCCAGCCGCTGAGAGCACGGCTCCGGCGGCTCGTCGGGTACCGGTCTTTTCGCGTCGTCCAGCAGGAGCGCCGGCAATGCAGCTGGCGCAACACCGAAGAGTTCGCGATTCCCGGCGGCCGCTTGCTGCGCGTCTTGCCGAAGGGGATGCAGGACCAAGCCGTCATGATGCAGGTCCGGCTGCTCGACGGGCGGCGGCGGCTGGTCGACACCGACATCCGCCTGCGCAACCGGGGCACGATGCTGCTCGGCGTCGGCCGCCAGGCGGGCCGCGCGGACGGGGCGTTGATCATCATGCTGAAGGCGGAGGCGCAATGATGGGCTGGCCGATGGAATGGTTGGACGAGGTGGGCAGTCAGCTGTGGGGGGTCCTGGATGCGTTTCGCGGCGAGGCGAGGCGCCAGGGTATGCTGGCGCTGCTCAAGCCGGTCGCGCCCTTCAACCGGCCCGAGTTCCTGGCGCCCGCAGTGACGATCGCCGCGTTGCTGTCGGTGCTTCTCCTCTCGGGCGTGGCGGTCGCCGCGCTCGGCGCCTTCGTGACCGCGCTGATCGCGCTCTACCTGCTTCTCGTGCAGGTCTTCGGCGTGACCATCGAGGTGCATCCCTTCGGCGCCGGCGCCTGACGGCGTGGTGCGGCGTCCCGCGGTGCTGGCAGGTGTGCTGGTGTGGGGGCTCGTCGCCTGCGCGGGGGTCCGGCTCGTCCGCGCCCAGGAGCAATCGACCCCCAGGCTGTCGCGGCCGCCCCCGGGTGGGGATTTCAGCGCTCCCCCCAAGGAGCGGGCGGAGACCCGCGAGTTCCTCGACAACGCCCGCCGCCTGTATGACCAGGCGTACCGCTTGCGAGAGACCGCCGAGGCGCTCCGCGACCGCAACCGCTACGACGAGGCCGAGGCGTACGAGGACCGGGCGAGGGACATGGAGGAGCAGGCACGCGGCTACGAGCGCCGCGCCGAGGAATCGCGGCTGCCGACGACTAAACGCCGCCCGACGCAGACCGAGGAGTGAGCCGCGCGGCCCTCAGGCCGCGCGCATGGCTTTGATCAGCACGTCGGCCACTTCCGGCCGGCTGAACTCCTTCGGCGGCCGCTCGCCCCGCGCCAGCATCTCCCGCACCTTCGTGCCCGACAGCGCCACGTGCTGGCTCGCGTCGTGGGGGCACGTCTTGGTCGAGGCCATGCTGTCGCAGGTGCGGCAGAAGAACGTGTGGTCGAAGCGGAGCGGCATGATGCCGATCTCATCGGGCGCGAACTGATCGAAGATCTTCTGCGCGTCGTAGGTTCCGTAGTAGCTGCCCACGCCGGCGTGGTCGCGGCCGACGATGAAGTGGGTGCAGCCGTAGTTCTTCCGCATGATGGCGTGGAAGATCGCCTCCTTGGGGCCCGCGTACCGCATGTTGGCGGGCAGCACGGAGAGGAGCGTCCGGTCGGCGGGGTAATAACGCTCGAGGAGGACCTGGTAACAGTCCATCCGCACCTCGGCGGGGATGTCGTCGCCCTTCGTCTCGCCGACCAGCGGGTGGAGGAGCAGCCCGTCGACCATCTCGAGCGCGCACTTCTGGATGTACTCGTGCGCGCGATGCACGGGATTGCGCGTCTGGAAAGCGACGATGCGCTTCCAGCCGCGCGCCCGGAACGCGGCCCGCGTCTGGCGCGGCGTCAGGCGGTGCTCGGGGAAGGGCAGGTCGGCGGGATGCCGGAGCAGCGTCACCCGGCCGCCGAGGTAGACCTCGCCCTGCGCCAGCACGGCGGCGACGCCCGGATGCTTCGGATCGTCGGTGCCGTAGACCGACGTGACCTCCCGCCGCTTGTCGGGCCGGTAGGTCTCTCGCAGATGGAGGATGGCGAGCGTCGTGCCCGCCTCGTCCTGGAGCGCGACGTCGGCGCCCACGGCGAGCCGCCGCGCCTGGTCCGCCCCCACGCCGAGCGTCACCGGGATCGTCCAGACGACCCCGCTCGCCAGCCGCATGCGATCGACGACGCTCGCGTGGTCGGCCTCGCCCATGAAGCCGTCGAGCGGGCTGAAGCCGCCGATCACGATCATCTCGAGGTCGGAGAGCGCCCGGCGGTCGAGCCGGATCGCGGGGAGACGCGCCGCCTCACGCTCCCACCGAGCGCGCTCGACCTCCGCGGCCTCGCGATCGACGAGCACGCCGCCGTGCGGCGCGATGGCATCCTCGACTCGGTCGTGGGTCATTGTTCCAGCCTAAGGGCAGGGCCGAAGAGATGCAAACGAATCAGCGGCCCGCGCCGATGCCGATCAGCGGCCAGTAGTAGACCGCGGTCAGGTTGAAAGCGAGCCACGCGATGGCGACCAGCACGAAGCCCGGGACGAGCATGTCGCGGAGCCGGAGGTAGCCCGAGGAGTAAGCGATGGCATTGCCCGGCGTGCCGACCGGCAACGTGAAGGCCAGGCCGGAGGGGAGCGCCACCGCCGGCGCCATGACGCGCGGGTCGATCCCGAACTGCTGGGCGATGCCGAGCGCCACCGGCATGAGCAGCGCCACCACCGCCGAGTGGCTCATCGCCTCGG
Protein-coding sequences here:
- the polA gene encoding DNA polymerase I; this translates as MAKAEPGGGARLYLIDGSGYVYRAFHALPRLSTSRGLPTNAALGFANMLAKLLREEQPRYTAVVFDAPGETFRDSLYAEYKQNRPTLPDELRPQLGYIRRIVDAFRLPVIEVAGVEADDVIGTLAAQAGAAGLETVVVTGDKDMMQLVDERTTLLDTMRDRRFGPAEVRARFGVDPALVPDVMGLMGDPIDNIPGIEGIGEKTASALVARLGPVERILEHLDDVEASGLRGAKKIRATLARQAETARLSKTLATIRCDVPITLDVEALRWEGPDPARLRPLFLELEFHSLLRELVPAGEALEVERRALTTPAEVAAALPALARAGTLALGWGLDSGRATAARLTALAVAGPTEPVNVVGAPEAPAVLAALAPVLGDLAVTKVGADLKALRVALARRGVALAGPAFDIALASYCLNPSRPEHGIPALAGELLGEAWPRDADPAETACRTARVAHRLKPALEELLRAHEMERLFGDLEMPLAAVLADMELAGVALDVPALGKLSVAMGAELDRLVQEIYALAGGEFSIHSPAQLRVVLFEKLKISSRGVRRGKTGLSTDVDVLTRLARDHPLPAKILEYRMLSKLKSTYVDALPALVDPRTGRLHSSFNQTVAATGRLSSSEPNLQNIPVRTEEGRRIRAAFAAPPGHRLISADYSQIELRVLAHLSGDPVLLEAFTRGEDIHARTAADVFATLPPAEGRRLAKVINYGIVYGMGAARAARELGVPLAEAQAYIDGYFARYAGVRAFIDSTVTEARARGYVTTVLGRRRYLPELGARDPAVRQFAERAATNTPIQGSAADLIKLAMLEVPRQLAEAGLGGRLLLQVHDELVLEVPEAEVEPAAARVRLAMEKVWPLRVPLRVDVRHGANWAEAH
- a CDS encoding sigma-70 family RNA polymerase sigma factor, producing MAPSDWELVLRTRKGDRDAFRELVERYQRRVASLAVGMLRNREDALDVVQETFTRAYQHLDRFKGDSGFYTWLYRIAFNLCVDQQRREGKLGELRPEQEETGEIGPPLAADGPPPDEPFQRARSAEIGRRVEQAMRELTPDHRAVILLREVEGLSYEEISRVLDCPKGTVMSRLHYARRQLQSRLRELL
- the sat gene encoding sulfate adenylyltransferase — its product is MTHDRVEDAIAPHGGVLVDREAAEVERARWEREAARLPAIRLDRRALSDLEMIVIGGFSPLDGFMGEADHASVVDRMRLASGVVWTIPVTLGVGADQARRLAVGADVALQDEAGTTLAILHLRETYRPDKRREVTSVYGTDDPKHPGVAAVLAQGEVYLGGRVTLLRHPADLPFPEHRLTPRQTRAAFRARGWKRIVAFQTRNPVHRAHEYIQKCALEMVDGLLLHPLVGETKGDDIPAEVRMDCYQVLLERYYPADRTLLSVLPANMRYAGPKEAIFHAIMRKNYGCTHFIVGRDHAGVGSYYGTYDAQKIFDQFAPDEIGIMPLRFDHTFFCRTCDSMASTKTCPHDASQHVALSGTKVREMLARGERPPKEFSRPEVADVLIKAMRAA